DNA sequence from the Caulobacter segnis genome:
CTGGGCCAGATCGACCGGCGCGGTCAGGCCGTCGGTCAGCTTGAAGCGGGGCGGCAGACCGCGCGCGGCGAACCAGGCCTCGACGGCGTCCAGCGCCGCCTCGGGATCGCGGTCCGGCGCCGCCAGCGGCCAGCAGGCGTTGATCCGCATCGAGCGGCCCGACGAGGCGTTCAGCCGCCAGCCGCCCAGCCGTTCCCGCTCGCGCGCCGGCCAGGCGTCGTCGGCCAGCGGCTCCAGAAGCGCGGGGTCGATCACGTCTCGGCCAATCACTTCTCGGCCAGCAGCTTTTCGACGATGCCCCGGGCCTCGGGGCCGGACCAGTCGGCGGGGCCGCCCATGCGGGCGCGTTCGCGGCCCTGGCGGTCGTAGATCACCGTGGTCGGATAGCCCTGGGCGCGGGGCTGCAGCGCGAACGAGATCTTGTAGCCCGGGTCGCGATAGGTCTTCAGCGGCGGGTTGGCGGCCATCTCCTCGTTGACCAGGTTCAGGTCGCCGTCGCGGTCGACGGTGATCGGCAGCACGGTGACCGGCTGGGTCGCGTAGGCGGCCTGCAGCTTGGCCAGGGTCGGCATCTCGGCCTTGCACGGCGCGCACCAGGTGGCCCACAGGTTCATGACCACCACGCGGCCCTTGAAATCGGCCAGGGTCGCCGGCTTTCCGTCCAGCGACGTGAAGACCGTATCGGGCGCGGCGCGCGGCGTGGCGGGCACGTCGAGCTTTTCCAGCGTCCCCTTCTTGAATTCTGTGAGGTCGGCGGGACCTGAGGGTTTGAACGAAGCCGATGCGATGACGTATAGAACCGCCGCCACGCCGACGAGGACGACGCCCCCCAGCGCCAACCTCACAGGGTTGCGCTTCTTGGCCGCTGCCTCCGATTGGACTTCGCTCATATGACCGACAACGCCTCCGATACGCCCAAGCCCAAGGGCCAGGGTCAAGCCATGTGGGGCGGTCGGTTCTCGGCCAAGCCGGCGGAACTGATGCAGGCGATCAACGTCTCCATCGGTTTCGACAAGCGCCTCTGGGCGCAAGACCTGGCGGGTTCCCGCGCCCACGCGCGGATGTTGATGAACCAGGGCGTGATTTCAAGCAGCGATGGCGAGGAAATCCTCGGCGGCCTCGCCAAGATCGAGGACGAGATCGCCACGGGGACCTTCCCGTTCCGTGACGAGTACGAAGACATCCACATGAACGTCGAGGCGCGGCTGCGCGAGCTGATCGGCGCGACCGCCGGCCGGCTGCACACCGCCCGCTCGCGCAACGACCAGGTGGCCGTCGACTTCCGCCTGTGGGTCCGCGACGCCGTCGACCGTTCGGCCGCGCAGCTGGAAGCCCTGCA
Encoded proteins:
- a CDS encoding TlpA family protein disulfide reductase — translated: MSEVQSEAAAKKRNPVRLALGGVVLVGVAAVLYVIASASFKPSGPADLTEFKKGTLEKLDVPATPRAAPDTVFTSLDGKPATLADFKGRVVVMNLWATWCAPCKAEMPTLAKLQAAYATQPVTVLPITVDRDGDLNLVNEEMAANPPLKTYRDPGYKISFALQPRAQGYPTTVIYDRQGRERARMGGPADWSGPEARGIVEKLLAEK